A stretch of Gadus chalcogrammus isolate NIFS_2021 chromosome 9, NIFS_Gcha_1.0, whole genome shotgun sequence DNA encodes these proteins:
- the LOC130389321 gene encoding LOW QUALITY PROTEIN: exocyst complex component 3-like protein (The sequence of the model RefSeq protein was modified relative to this genomic sequence to represent the inferred CDS: inserted 1 base in 1 codon), with protein MSGGEQNGGDKPEDPALRTEVWPEVARAELLARGAALKWASGVFSRPEHLERLGQYRKRESQRTSSIHTRLKSVVQSYLEGVGWGXRVELGDASRALQKAVSESDHNAEVVCSMETLRELSCSHCQLLATVSNLPRLYSVRSMVAETERLVESRRLLEAHARLMELECWQDDILWQLSGAALSREDHALVLHYFSGVGRLVEALGQEIWAVVSSSLALARQNPTPFVSAVRIVEREEAVDRALLEERGRGGGGGGGGGGGGGAGVRPLPPGRPRCWRERFFQVLEEAVSSRFRSVSYMHTRGPGLAGHLSALQHAITADLATVRHLLEQCVPKHYGLTGAYLRASHQCLQTHLALVSSWELESGEIFAVLNWVIHIYNSPDMMGEPELVAEMKSQELGPLISPESLEKLQKKYVQSVRKRVSEWMHKALEVELTDWQRDQEPDTDHEGFYHTCLPTIITQMLEDNVRVALMIGESLRDQTIQMGLYEMENLLNKFREALVEFGKEHRKDQNNSQNKLYLHYLLASISNCIVLKASTEGLQRQQSSPTACLYSRTPPNPMAALDRAVRRACRLAMDQLLLELQPVLQGLLSRPWLAQGNPSTPMVCRVLERHLELYVRVRPPCQQRLQEEAQWMLVVEYVRALMHKRTVCRSAGERLQLAQRIAQDDLQLRELFTGLEGEGSGPEVNPLALLPVLADFIRLKDPCMLSLEVSGVVIKYPDISEEHVCVLLDIRGDVSRDVRGAVLDVLEQSAPPLPAGYRPIFTDILVPTSPMPFCLPTAKCA; from the exons ATGTCTGGAGGGGAGCAGAATGGGGGTGACAAACCAGAAG ACCCTGCGCTCCGTACCGAGGTGTGGCCGGAGGTGGCCCGAGCAGAGCTCCTGGCGAGAGGAGCGGCCCTGAAGTGGGCGTCGGGGGTCTTCTCTCGGCCGGAGCACCTGGAGAGACTGGGCCAgtataggaagagagagagccagaggacCTCCTCCATACACACCAGACTCAAG TCGGTGGTGCAGTCCTACCTGGAGGGGGTGGGCTGGG CCCGGGTGGAGCTGGGCGACGCGTCCCGCGCCCTGCAGAAGGCCGTCTCCGAGTCGGACCACAACGCCGAGGTGGTCTGCTCCATGGAGACCCTGAGAGAGCTGTCCTGCAGCCACTGCCAGCTCCTGGCCACCGTCAGCAACCTGCCGCGCCTCTACTCTG tgcGCAGCATGGTGGCGGAGACGGAGCGTCTGGTGGAGTCGCGGCGGCTGCTGGAGGCCCACGCCCGGCTGATGGAGCTGGAGTGCTGGCAGGACGACATCCTGTGGCAGCTGAGCGGCGCGGCCCTGAGCCGGGAGGACCACGCGCTGGTGCTGCACTACTTCTCCGGGGTGGGCCGGCTGGTGGAGGCCCTGG GTCAGGAGATCTGGGCTGTCGTGAGCAGCAGCCTGGCCCTGGCCCGCCAGAACCCCACGCCCTTTGTATCCGCAGTGCGCATCGTGGAGCGGGAGGAGGCTGTGGACCGCGCtctgctggaggagagaggaagaggaggaggaggaggaggaggaggaggaggaggaggaggagctggggtcAGACCCCTTCCCCCTGGCAGACCTCGCTGCTGGAGGGAGCGGTTCTTCCAG GTCCTGGAGGAGGCGGTGTCCTCGCGGTTCCGCAGCGTGTCCTACATGCACACCCGCGGGCCGGGCCTGGCGGGCCACCTCTCTGCGCTGCAGCACGCCATCACGGCCGACCTGGCCACGGTGCGCCACCTGCTGGAGCAGTGCGTGCCGAAACACTACGGCCTGACCGGGGCCTACCTGAGGGCCAGCCACCAGTGCCTGCAGACCCACCTGGCGCTG GTCAGCAGCTGGGAGCTGGAAAGTGGGGAAATCTTTGCTGTGCTCAACTGGGTGATACACATCTACAACag CCCAGACATGATGGGAGAGCCGGAGCTGGTGGCTGAGATGAAGAGCCAGGAGCTGGGGCCCCTCATCTCCCCGGAGAGTCTGGAGAAGCTGCAGAAGAAATACGTTCAGAGTGTCCGG aagcgTGTGTCAGAATGGATGCATAAAGCCCTGGAGGTGGAGTTGACAGACTGGCAGAGGGACCAGGAACCTGACACGGACCATGAAGGCTTCTACCACACCTGCCTGCCCACCATCATCACACAG ATGTTGGAGGACAACGTGCGTGTTGCCCTGATGATAGGAGAATCCTTGCGAGACCAGACGATACAGATGGGACTCTACGAGATGGAGAACCTGCTAAACAA GTTTCGCGAGGCGCTGGTTGAGTTTGGTAAAGAGCATCGCAAGGATCAGAACAACAGCCAGAACAAGCTGTACCTCCATTACCTCCTGGCCTCTATCAGTAACTGCATCGTTCTCAA GGCGTCCACAGAGGGCCTGCAGCGGCAGCAGTCGTCCCCCACCGCCTGCCTGTACTCCCGCACCCCGCCCAACCCCATGGCGGCCCTGGACCGCGCCGTGAGGCGGGCCTGTCGCCTGGCCAtggaccagctgctgctggagctgcagcCCGTCCTGCAGGGCCTGCTGAGCCGCCCCTGGCTGGCCCAGGGGAACCCTTCCACCCCCATGGTGTGCCGGGTCCTGGAGAGGCACCTGGAGCTGTACGTCCGCGTGCGCCCGCCCTGCCAGCAG CGGCTGCAGGAGGAGGCTCAGTGGATGCTGGTGGTGGAGTATGTGCGGGCCCTCATGCACAAGAGGACGGTGTGCCGCAGCGCTGGGGAGAGGCTGCAGCTGGCCCAGCGCATCGCCCAGGACGACCTGCAGCTCAGAGAACTCTTCACCGGCCTG GAAGGTGAGGGGTCGGGGCCGGAGGTGAACCCGCTGGCCCTGCTGCCGGTCCTGGCCGACTTCATCCGGCTGAAGGACCCCTGCATGCTGAGTCTGGAGGTGTCCGGGGTCGTGATCAAGTACCCGGACATCAG tgaggagcatgtgtgtgtgctgctggacATCCGAGGGGATGTTTCCCGGGACGTGAGGGGCGCGGTGCTTGATGTGCTGGAGCAGAGTGCCCCGCCCCTTCCTGCCGGCTACCGGCCCATCTTCACAGACATCCTGGTGCCTACCTCCCCAATGCCCTTCTGTCTGCCAACCGCCAAGTGTGCTTGA
- the LOC130389186 gene encoding putative nuclease HARBI1, translating into MKKIVLKMAALALLEDIANGQIRRERIFREPEDLLANYDDWLMSRFRFPRPVLLELCAELRPALECHTARSQGLSVPTQVLTTLGFLATGAFQRELADRSGVCQSTLSRAMPAVWDGIIRMSSRYIKFPYNAVEQANIKAQFAATAGFPNVIGAVDCTHIAIKAPSQDEFVYVNRKHFHSINVQVICDAQMQLLNIVARWPGSTHNSFILTNSMVGNRLEAGTVRDGWLLGDRGYPLRMWLMTPLTNPNTDQERRYNDRHSRTRIIVERAIGLLKGRWRCLGRSGGMLLYRPEKVCHIVMACGVLHNVAHRHGIPLPEQHNPPLEEPDAGPVNCNPPRGAIRARQNVISSM; encoded by the exons atgaagaaaattgttttaaaaatggctgcgttagcgttgttagaggacatcgcaaatggtcaaatccgaagggaacGTATATTTAGGGAACCTGAGGACTTACTCGCAAATTATGATGATTGGCTCATGAGCCGATTTCGTTTCCCCAGGCCAGTATTACTGGAGCTGTGCGCAGAGCTGCGGCCGGCCCTAGAGTGCCACacagccaggagccaggggttgtccgtgcccacacaggtgctgaccacgctggggttcctggcaacaggggccttccagcgggagctggccgatCGGTCAGGAGTGTGCCAGTCCACCCTGAGCCGAGCCATGCCAGCTGTGTGGGACGGAATCATCCGAATGTCATCCAGGTACATCAAATTCCCATACAATGCTGTTGAACAGGCCAACATTAAAGCGCAATTTGCAGCAACAGCCGGTTTCCCTAATGTAATCGGAGCTGTTGACTGCACACATATTGCCATAAAAGCGCCATCACAGGATGAATTTGTTTACGTCAACAGGAAACACTTTCATTCTATCAATGTCCAAGTCATATGTGATGCgcaaatgcagcttcttaacaTCGTGGCAAGGTGGCCTGGTTCAACGCACAATTCATTCATTCTGACCAACAGCATGGTTGGGAACAGGCTGGAGGCTGGCACTGTGCGCGATGGGTGGCTTCTGG GGGACCGTGGCTACCCCCTAAGAATGTGGCTGATGACCCCTCTTACAAACCCCAACACCGACCAAGAGAGGAGGTATAATGACCGCCATTCCCGGACTAGAATAATTGTGGAGAGGGCAATCGGCCTGCTGAAGGGACGGTGGCGATGCCTGGGCAGGTCGGGGGGGATGCTACTGTACAGACCTGAGAAGGTGTGCCACATTGTGATGGCCTGTGGCGTCCTCCACAATGTGGCACACCGCCATGGCATACCACTGCCAGAGCAGCACAACCCCCCACTGGAGGAACCGGATGCCGGACCCGTCAACTGCAACCCACCCCGAGGAGCCATACGGGCCCGGCAGAATGTGATTTCAAGCATGTAA